Proteins encoded by one window of bacterium:
- a CDS encoding type II secretion system protein GspE gives MLSLHEDRLANVIAQRRLLGEGELHALEARAQGSGKSVEETLLAEGVFSRRQLLEILENQYFCPSVELPASCPDPAALQLLPQALAERHDCLPVDSQGGALRVAFADPDDKAAREAASRAAGREVLPLVTLRGELAQRRREWYASQARALAETGRQPAAPPSAPAPRAAVEPIAGLEGKPPTELVDVLLSAAARRGATDIHVEQTEDALALRLRLDGILHTVARLPREQGPGVVSRLKILASLDIAEHRLPQDGRFSTRDGDRAFDLRMSVLPAQYGEKVVLRLLEKKPELLDLAMLRLPPPIMESFREFLDNPMGFYLVSGPTGSGKTTTLYAALQSLDREALNIATLEDPIEYSLPGLTQTQVNEEAGLSFAAGLRSLLRQDPDVILVGEMRDLETVEIACRAALTGHKVLSTIHTNDACQVITRLLDMGTAPHLIAATLRGVLAQRLVRKVCPQCSEQYTPNDTELALLGYPDNATLVRGGGCAHCAGSGYKGRMGIYEYFKVEEDIHRLILDRASSYAIRYAAKRAGMILMADYAKRAVLAGDTTIAEIQRVVLSEAPRDQLCPNCQRVVNLDFSVCPYCQTTLKETCHGCGRPVEPTWESCPACGHHLEREWERVYCRHCLAPVRPEWESCSFCGGALR, from the coding sequence ATGCTCAGCCTGCACGAGGACCGCCTAGCCAACGTGATCGCCCAGCGCCGCCTGCTCGGCGAGGGTGAACTCCACGCCCTCGAGGCGCGCGCTCAGGGCTCGGGCAAGAGCGTCGAGGAGACGCTGCTCGCCGAGGGCGTCTTCAGCCGGCGCCAGCTCTTAGAGATCCTTGAGAACCAGTACTTCTGCCCCTCGGTCGAGCTGCCGGCGAGCTGCCCCGATCCCGCGGCGCTGCAGCTCCTGCCGCAGGCGCTTGCCGAGCGTCACGACTGTCTGCCCGTGGACAGCCAGGGGGGCGCCCTGCGCGTCGCCTTCGCCGATCCCGACGACAAGGCCGCCCGGGAGGCGGCGTCCCGCGCGGCCGGCCGCGAAGTGCTGCCGCTCGTGACCCTGCGCGGCGAGCTGGCCCAGCGCCGCCGCGAGTGGTACGCGAGCCAGGCGAGGGCGCTCGCCGAAACCGGCCGGCAGCCAGCCGCGCCGCCCAGCGCGCCCGCGCCGCGCGCGGCCGTCGAGCCCATCGCCGGGCTCGAGGGCAAGCCGCCGACGGAGCTGGTGGACGTCCTCCTCAGCGCGGCCGCTCGCCGCGGTGCCACGGACATCCACGTCGAGCAGACCGAGGACGCGCTCGCGCTGCGCCTGCGCCTGGACGGCATCCTGCACACGGTCGCGCGCCTGCCGCGCGAGCAGGGTCCGGGCGTCGTCTCGCGCCTGAAGATCCTGGCCAGCCTGGACATCGCCGAGCACCGCCTGCCGCAGGACGGGCGCTTCAGCACCCGCGACGGGGATCGCGCCTTCGACCTGCGCATGAGCGTGCTGCCCGCGCAGTACGGCGAGAAGGTCGTCCTGCGCCTGCTCGAGAAGAAGCCCGAGCTGCTCGACTTGGCCATGCTGCGCCTACCGCCGCCGATCATGGAGTCCTTCCGCGAGTTCCTCGACAACCCGATGGGCTTCTACCTGGTCTCCGGGCCCACGGGCAGCGGCAAGACGACCACGCTCTACGCCGCGCTGCAGTCGCTGGACCGCGAGGCGCTGAACATCGCCACGCTCGAGGACCCGATCGAGTACTCGCTGCCGGGGCTTACGCAGACGCAGGTGAACGAGGAGGCCGGCCTCAGCTTCGCCGCCGGCCTGCGCTCGCTGCTCCGGCAGGACCCGGACGTGATCCTCGTCGGTGAGATGCGCGACCTGGAGACGGTCGAGATCGCCTGCCGCGCCGCGCTGACCGGGCACAAGGTGCTGAGCACCATCCACACGAACGACGCCTGCCAGGTGATCACGCGCCTGCTCGACATGGGCACGGCGCCGCACCTGATCGCAGCGACCCTGCGGGGCGTGCTCGCCCAGCGACTCGTGCGCAAGGTCTGCCCGCAGTGCAGCGAGCAGTACACGCCCAACGACACGGAGCTCGCGCTGCTGGGTTATCCCGACAATGCCACTCTCGTGCGCGGCGGTGGCTGCGCGCACTGCGCCGGCAGCGGCTACAAGGGCCGCATGGGGATCTACGAGTACTTCAAGGTGGAGGAGGACATCCACCGCTTGATCCTCGATCGCGCTTCGTCCTACGCGATCCGCTACGCGGCCAAGCGCGCCGGCATGATCCTGATGGCCGACTACGCGAAGCGCGCCGTCTTGGCCGGCGACACCACGATCGCCGAGATCCAGCGCGTCGTCCTCTCCGAGGCGCCGCGCGATCAGCTCTGCCCGAACTGCCAGCGCGTGGTGAACCTGGACTTCAGCGTCTGTCCCTACTGCCAGACGACCCTCAAGGAGACCTGCCACGGCTGCGGGCGACCGGTCGAGCCGACCTGGGAGAGCTGCCCGGCCTGCGGCCACCACCTCGAGCGCGAGTGGGAGCGGGTCTACTGCCGGCACTGCCTGGCGCCGGTCCGTCCGGAGTGGGAGAGCTGCAGCTTCTGCGGAGGTGCGCTGCGATGA
- a CDS encoding DUF4920 domain-containing protein → MRKGIVLAACLALLVPALSLAGETVYGKGVSSRETTLPVSELIAHPDAHVGQTVRVQGLVVGVCEHRGCWINIASEKEGETVRVKVEDGVIVFPANILGSTVIAEGVWTANKLDLETTKKYCGAQAEKKGEAFNPEHVTECMTLYQLTGTGAVALETAVAPKPAEGEKRTLEGADRPQHKG, encoded by the coding sequence ATGCGCAAGGGAATCGTTCTGGCCGCCTGCCTCGCCCTGCTCGTCCCCGCCCTCAGCCTCGCCGGCGAGACCGTCTACGGCAAGGGCGTCAGCTCCCGCGAGACGACGCTGCCGGTGAGCGAGCTGATCGCCCACCCGGATGCGCACGTCGGGCAGACCGTGCGCGTGCAGGGCCTGGTCGTGGGCGTCTGCGAGCACCGCGGCTGCTGGATCAACATCGCCTCGGAGAAGGAAGGCGAGACCGTGCGGGTCAAGGTGGAAGATGGCGTCATCGTCTTCCCGGCGAACATCCTGGGCTCCACCGTGATCGCCGAGGGCGTCTGGACCGCCAACAAGCTGGACCTCGAGACGACCAAGAAGTACTGCGGCGCCCAGGCCGAGAAGAAGGGCGAGGCGTTCAACCCCGAGCACGTCACCGAGTGCATGACGCTCTACCAGCTCACGGGCACGGGCGCCGTGGCGCTGGAGACTGCCGTCGCGCCGAAACCCGCCGAGGGCGAGAAGCGCACGCTCGAGGGCGCCGACAGGCCGCAGCACAAGGGCTAG